A window of Metopolophium dirhodum isolate CAU chromosome 6, ASM1992520v1, whole genome shotgun sequence genomic DNA:
ACTTGAAAACTACTAagaattttatacttttgatcACCAGAAAACCAACTGGATTCattttcctaccagaaaagatgctgaaatAAAAAAGCAATCGAAGCAATTGTACTGCCCCAAAAGCTGCAGATAGAGACGCAATGCATTAtattgcttgaaaattaaaatatcgaaaaactcGCCAACGCTTAAACACAGAATGATAATCTTCTTACCTACCTAGAAGTTTGATAATATGTCAGTTCactctaatataaaaacaaacagcacactattgaaactagtgaacgaaaatttgctaagTCATAACCGTAGGTATGTGTCTGTATACGGAAATAACAAACGCATGGgatggcgtcctcttaagacaACGGTGTGATTCTTATAATACGTTCAACCACagctatgtaataataattatcaaatattcaaatgtattcaaaaacaatgttttcaTTAACTTGAAACTATTACGAATCATAATAAGGATCCCGACCAGAgtcaaaaaacataaatagaaaatatatacattaatgtaATATGCGCTCATATAACTGcctatacctaatatgttttttgaaatgtttggatacatcaatatttgtacaataaacatttatacgTTAACAAACTTGTCAATGTGTGAATTCTGAGGTCTGTGGATGAATTAAAAGACATTTCGTTGGAATCCACGAAGTAGTGGATTCAACGGTCATTGAAAAATGAGGGCGATCTAACCTCAGACGCAGCTTCTTCCTCCTATTCGAGTATTCCAGGCTGGTGGTCATTGCTGGGCCGTGAAACCAAGACTGGCTGGGTAGCGAGCCGGGTCGAGAAGTCTATACTGCGGCCCACGAGAGAGTATTACTGTCACTCGACGAAAACACGTTCGATTCCACGCATTGCCACGTATTTGACATACACTAAATGGCACAGAGTGGGGGAATGCCTACAGTCTACATGCGCAAAACAGTAATACTCTCTCGTGGGCCGCAGTATAGGCAGCAGCAGATCAAGTCACCGACCTTATAGCACACAGTCTTTGATGTAAGCCTTCCGAGCCTGTCTCCCTGgtggacatattatattttactagcaCTCGCTGAGGAAAGTCTAGGTTGATGTTGGCCGGGTGAGAAGTATTGCCGACAGAAATTATTCCTCCCCTGGTCCTCGATACCataattatggaaaaaaaaggCAATGATGAATCAGACGTTCAGgacaagttattttaattatacctatagattAAATCAATATTCTAACTGTACGGCGTACgctcatatataaataaattatttacacaataaaaaaatacgccGACCCATAATTTGAGGCTATCATTCATGCATgtcaaaaacaacaatatttgaatatactattattgtatcaatatggtaaatgttttacaaattgtatttatttttatattttgacacttttaaaatacaatataaaagctAACCTAACCTTCGAGtaacacgaaaaaaaaacaaaacagattttgtctaaatttcttgttttttcttaatttatttatttttcccctcgtttattttaaaaagtactaaaaattgtcaattaacaGCTTTCAAATGTATGAATTAGATACAGGTTTCTATCAGAATCAACACTCAAAGTTAGaactactaagtatattttctaCTACATTTCGTGTACATAAAGATTAGATATTTCTCATCTGCTAGCAATACTGACGAaccatagatatttttttgggTGAAGTGCAgtggaaaaatatctagtatCATGGTACATTTTGTaacgaatttaataaattaagaattatttattgatttttggtatcttatatattttattttattgttttgcgTTTCTATGGCGATTAACAAAacgttatacaaaaaaatcagtTAGAAAAATACTGTATCAAGGCCAAAACCATatctatgttaaaataaaaatatgaaaaacattcatcattgtaaaatcagtacattcatcACTCTACTCagcctaaattaaaaaaatcagaaatcagaatctaaaatgaatagGAAGGATGATAATTAGAaccaattttattgtattatataagttatttcaatttttttatgaggTTTTTTATTGCTAGTCgtgttttaagtatttaatatgtgttgttataataacttcataacttaataattatatagttatcaaactaaaatcctactctaataatttacattgttataaCAATTATGTGATAAGCAATCTGTCAGTTAGGAGTATTACTCATGTTAAATAgccaaaatgaatattatttttaactgcaccaataacatattattatacttagttACAAAATGTAATTCTCACTTACATTCAAACTCAACATTGATTgatcatgttataatataagatataactgttatataaaaatgattctaataaaattgtatatctgtattggttttatttttatctcaaaCGCACAATCCTTATTTAGGCCTAACTTACCtatggtaaattaaaaattctacggtttttttttaaagggaaatcatattatgtctttatttactgttaaaaattagtaataatttgtattatgttataattatgatACATACATATTCTAATTACAGGGAAAATTTCGATTGGTTATCAAATCAATTCACCAATGTGAGAACACAAACCATCTACCAATGCAAGTGCGTTTATATTTGAATAGAAAGTCATCCAATGTTACAGAATTCAAGGGTAATTTTACAGTAGGAGTACCTTTTGACGATTCCTTAATAGTaagtgaattttaaataatataatattttggtttgcAATGGAACTCTTTATAATAACGGGAATTTACGATACtacgatatttataaaaaattacttatttctttttgtttaaaatttggttTGCTTTGAATGCTTACGTGGTACatgttaatgtaataaattaatcatactGATGACAAGAGGTCTAATTTTCATTAactacatttgaaattaaaaacaatgctCATCCATAAGTGGTTTTTGTTATCATTTTAAACCtcgttatgtataatatgtaagatgCATGCACAATCTGTTTTCATTGACATAATGTTCCAAGTTTACtaaattagaaatttataattttgaatggaAATATAAGTTACTTTGTtggtattcaaaaaatattaattttatgaaatttgtgCCAGTATAAATTGAACATGATACGTTTTAGTATAGATGTAGTGAAataagtttcaaaatatttaaataccttgCAATTGATTTAAcgtttcattattaaattgtacatgTGAAAAGCTCATTTAGATCtcagctataataattataataagattcttttcgataattattaattaatatcaaccAAAAGCActtatgtacaaataataagttataatataatataataaacacgaaCATATAACTTTTCAATTATTCTATTAtagatattgattttacatttaattattttcgattGACCCTTCAAAATGTTTCACTATtcactatataatactatatatgtttttattttgtcgtGTACCTAGCTCGATACAAATATTGAATCTTGGAGTTTAACTGGAGGTTGGAAACCTAATTCTAATGTTTACATAACCAATAATGCCTGTTCTAAAGGAAAATTCATCGCAGGAAATGCTTGGGGTACATTTGCCAAAGCTTTTCATATTCCAGGTGGAAATTGTCCAGTACCAAtggtaatttatgttatttaataatgtggtaaattcaaataatatgaaattatataattaacaacgttataatatattaagtataaaaacattaactatatgTTTGATCGAGAAAAAAATGATCATCTgtaactgtaattattattgaatatttacagGGTATTTATAGTACATCAACGGGTTATGACACATCACTTCTTGAAGACAACAACATGCCTAAAGTGTACttttatggaaaatataaatttgtagcCAAAGTAAAATCAAAAGATAATAAACTAGTTGGCTGCATGGCTTATGAGATAGAATTGTTAAGACCATGGGAGGTGTAGGTATCTAAGAATTGAAGCTAATAAATATGACATATGTAAGACCTAAAAGTAGTTGgtgtaatgaaatattataatttataataattttgaaataaaatcggtgtttaatggaaaatattttatattgtacgtcttttcatattattatagcggaTTGTACAgtataagaattattaaaaatacttaagagtcaaacattttgtttattgtaattcaattgtacttacttaaacatattatggtaatataatatcatatttaattgttttattattatgattattagtttttattaattcatccaACTCTTACAGTTGGTGAAGACGTGAGTAATTATTGGAAAAGGGTAAGTGCTAATATTATTTCGGTAGATACTGACAGTGATAATATGACCATGGCGTTGAATTTCGAATTCATGCTTGTGTCCAAAAGTCGTTCAATGAACTACGATCGCTGACCCGTCTACTGTAGAGTGTTAGAAAGGATATAGTATACAATTAGTAATACAGTAATAGACCAAATGagtgtatatacatgtatatagtaAAATTTTGGTTACCTAAAGTCTTAACAAAAAAtacgaattaatatttatgattaacgatactgagaaaaaaaatattttataagcatcaAACATGGACCGCAGCCCTTAAATTCATTGTTATACCGTCTgtattacctacattaataatTCGTATAAATTTGTCTTTATGTCCTTaccaaaatattgatttatatacctaatcaataggtattatgtaaattCTTACATAACGTTTTAGACTttgttctaaatttttttcctgtttTGAATCGACCAAActtgaatttattaatacattatattattttgttgtacaaaGACTTTCATTCAAACTGTTATAATGTTACACGATTATTATTCACTTAACCACCCGTGTAGCAACTATAACAGACTTACATTTTGGCCAAAATCGTTTGTGAACCTGACAggtgatatacctatatataaaatggctaggttatatataaaatggctatatataaattgtatacgtatattgtaaatttagtaattgaaatcattatacaatttcatCGTGTGGTTGATGAGTATATTATACCTTGGGTATTATACAGAATCGTCATGGTTTTTATTTAGCCAAGCTTTCTGGTGTGatgactaaaaaataatattataatatagtaacaattTTCTGCATTagctaacttttttttaacttcttgTACTTATAATTTCTTCTTCAAATGTCTTCTAATCCCTTATATGGGTGTTACCgtaagatatttttttgttttttattaaaaatgtataaatagatattttacaacatgtaaaattaaaaacaataaataaatttggtgATTTCAGTAATCAACAAACAAAAAACTGAAAGATGTGATAGAAGGgggcaataaaataattacaattataatttataaatatacaaattacaaattacaacaaaattgtgCTTTTGtccgttttatttattaaatgcttGTGcgtaaacggttttttttataatatttttattagtatcaAGGTcagtctatttttttttcaaagtacgTGGTTCATCCTCTTTATATGCACTGCAACGCCggtaaaatttggttttttggtttttataattGCTTTCTTTACCGTACGTTATTATCAACCACACGAATTATCAGTGGATTCGACTTTGTACTCGAATCCGGTAATGCTTTCATTAATTTGGAATGGAATTTGTACTCTTAATtactaatcataatattatttactttttgacCACCTGATAATTATACCTCATTATACTTCCGTTCTTTCGCATCAACTGGTCTACTATCTCCACTCAACATGCCTTTAATTTTTCAGCTGCGATAAACTAATTTACGTTCTTGTAATCTTTAGTAGCTTCATTCATTTTGAGGGGAAACTACTACAATAGTATTACTGATAGATCGTACCAATTGTGGAACCTCGTCTACGTGACCAAAAAACTGTGACTTGCCTGATATGcaagaatattttttactcTATATCAGACTACTCAGACTACTCATCTCATAGCTCTGAATCATCTTCGATTAACCTGTCATGGTATTTCTTGTATGAGTTCTCCCGTTCTTGTTGCTACACAAGTCAGTCTCGATCTTATTCTTAAAGAACTACAGGCTAAAAAACCAAATTAAGTTAGATTAGACGTTAAAGAATATCTAATTTCCAGTCAAACTTCTCAGCAATCAAGTGTCACAACCAAGGAAAAGCATAGTATCCCTTGACCAGTCGGTAAATTCATTATCTACTATCAAAAATGATGATAAGTCCCACGGCAAGCACTTAATTGCTCTTGAGACCAGAGTCACTGCCACTGAAAACACCTTAGCTGTGACTAATATTTCACTATCTTCCACAAAAACTTCTTCACTTAACGGCATTGCTTATGAGATACAATTACGGACTTCAAGTGGTGGGAATATTATTATCCGTGGTGCACCTGAATCCATAGATCCACTTCCATCTAAAAGAATTTCAAATGACAATCATTGTGTTTCTAACTTACTTCAAAAACTCGACCATCCTGTAACGTTATTATACATCGGAAACATTTTCTGAGTTGGTAAACCATGGCTAATAAAAGTTTTACTAAGCTCTCACGAAACTGCCGATTCCATAGTTATGTCCTACTTGTTTCTACACAAGAATTCTACAAacctttttaaaaacaatatcacTATTTTGAGGTCATCCACCCTCAGAACGTCAACTTATTCGTGAAACTTATCAAAAACTAGACGATTTAATGGTGAATTAAATACTTCAATCCACTACTTCAACAGTATTCCTAAGATTGTCTCAGTCAAGTCAGGTCAAGCTCATATTCCAAAAAACTAAATGGTAACTTATCTAAAACTACTTTTGTGTcatgtaaatttaattattttaatagtttaagcTGTTTTACCCTCTTCATCCTTTTATTCTTATAATGGATGttctaagtttaacaatatGTCATTTTGTATTTGTGTTCTATGTTCAAATCAAAATCAAGCCGTACTCCTCCAACTACTAAATGTTTACCTACTAGCCGTAGGTATATCACAGTCTCCTAAATCCACCGTTCATTTGTATGTCAAAGGATACCACCAGAATTgtagtatgtagtatgtactatgtagtacTAAGCGGAATAATTTTTCGaataaataactattcaaaaaaaaatttccattttgCAATATACCTCAAAAATGAATGGCGCATTATATACTCAATACTGTGACATACTTTGGTCGTTCTAAAAGagattaataactattttgaacAATActgttataagtattaattttaaaatgaaattaaaatattttctcagTTATTGATTATGAATGAATTgcgtttttttttggaaaataatttttttaaacttatcttattaattatttgtttgtttacttactaattaatttattcaattttttgttttgttttttctacGCTTATTTGTCACGTGAATCTGTGATTTaatagtatgtaataataaacgcAGCCACGAATGTTTACTTCTTTACAAAAGCATTTCGTGTAACGCGCAGagtaatctaaaaaaaatatttataattaatattattatacataatatatctgttattaaaatgaaaaggtGTAATAAACGCGCGTATAAGCTAGGTTTAGATACTTATTATAAGTCctgtagaaataattaaaaatttacattttagagttgtaataaagttttatctcaggttgtttcgtataatattgtataaaatattttatatggtttggtatatacttatttttattgtttacgcGTGCCTGCGAATAACAGcgtgttaaaaatttaacaatcaataaaaatgtaaaacgtttGCGGCAAAGCGTACGTTACTTTCACGTTTCAAATTATTGATtcacaaatatattgaattttttccCCTTTCATTCGATAGTCGATACTTTGGGGGTGTGTGATGGTCCAAACGCTATATCCACGGAGACTTTGTTTATTTGGAGACGGTCTTCCGGCGCTTTTGGGTGATTTTCCCGGAGATCCTTCAAAAATCTGAATCATTATAGTTATGAACAGTTAATGTTACGAATAGGACATTGCATTAATGTCAATAACTATACTAACTGATACACAACGTTCACAATttcgtttaacaaaatatttaaattgggtttaaatttaaaacaacgccGCACAGTATACAGGAAAATCgattgactataatatagtctataactatgatatattatataggtataggtactatatgttaTGTCAGGGCCGTATCAGGGCGGGGTAGGGGGAAGGGTTGAGACCCCCCCTCCCCATCACACAATATCTTTTTCCGGCCACGGTCTTGTATTCTGTAATGTTCTTACACGAGTGAGTGTGTAATTgtacacattataaaaaataagttgtCCCTTATCACAATTTAGGTGTATTGTAtaccaactatataatatatgtatccgATAGATGTCGACATCTTTTACATAATACTTTATGATCGTCTACGTATGATAACGCCCGAAagttcctatattatatagtttaataaacatttttatcaataataagcTGAAAAAGGCTGGATTATAATCATTAACCAGGAAATAttgctaaaatatgcatttataatcgacaataagtaataacgttaTTCAATATCGTATACTGTCTAATTTAATCGGAAATATCGTTGTGTGCTGTATAGGTAGTCATTAacattaatttcttaatttgaataatttacggtaacataatatataaaacgcaggtaagtggatgtcactctgctgtacagtaggttacaagtgggtcaatataaaatggattgtattaaacctgaattcaatgatataatatcattgtataagaaaaatgattctgagcggagacggtttgtcagtctggatattttatatttttattatttattatagcctgtaagttaaactaatattataatattattattttttattcgtttctatggttataaccaaagcgttagaaattaaaacccCTTtcttagcggtttttcgtaatttgtcgatggtttttcccgtggcattaaataactattgagaaaatcgaaaaatgacatgtttaaagtaccatcttgatccaattttctaaaagataagatactatatgttgaaattgaagcctttattctggtagaaattttgtataaaggataataaaaataaaaacactattgtaaaaccattaagcttcctcgctccgctcagaatctaaaatataaatttaaatagtgcATTGTGGTGACCTTAAATAATTgctttttcaaaaaacatacatttgcctAGCAAATTTCTGTTTTAGTGATAAAACAACtaccttgtataataatatatagattattcaCAATTCCCTACAGAAATCACTTCCAACCGGAACAACTTGAAATTGCCGATATTCCGATATCTATACCTCTATTGGTATTGTTTTATAAGAGTTTCCACCTGGGAAATATCACATAGCACTGATCGTCCTCGTatgtcatataaaaatattacatcgtCGGATTCTTTAAGTGTCATGGTATTTGAGTCGTGTAAAActcttataaaactattataccgGGTGATTATATAACAGTAAACACTCTTTATCTCGATATCTCTTTatctctaaatatttttttttactatttttatggtttttagtCTCTTgagtttgttaatattttaaattaacctactatacgttttaaatttaatattcttaagcAGAATATTACTCTAGAGTGATTTATTTATAGaacatataggtaccaaaagtgaacaaaaaaatgatggattttcatgtatttctaaattatttgttcagacaatattgaaaaaagtttatacagagagtttaaaaaaatattatacgtttttactGTTAAACTTATCACCCGGTATACTAAAAGCAAACGAGGGGATAAGTTGAGGTCAAGATAAAAACATGTGATCCTGCACCACACGATCGGAAAACTTTTGTGAAAAACTTGTTGTTACCATAACATTTCAGCGCCGAATGATACGTGTACAGCTttaaatgaattgaaaaaataaagtttcgaTCATATTATACTCGCAATATAACTTTCGGTAAAATCGCAATTcgataatgaaatataataatagtttttttaaaattaatttccaattttttcttCCGTTTGTGCAGCGTATATGTATActcaatttttataaactaaaaaaaaatcaacatgcCTCTagggtataggtataatataagagTACCCCGAAAACGCCAAGACGAATGATTTGTTCTTTTCGATTTCCATATTCATATCCGCTTTCGtcgaatatattatacctaactagCTATCTGTTTGGGCGGTCGTCGTGGCGTGTATTTACTTATGAATAACTTGATTATTGTCGAACCGACTCTATTATTGACGTGACGTACGCGGTAGACGTGAGTTCGTAGATTCGACGGCCTCTCTCGTTGTTCGAGTGCGAACGGCCGACTGTGCAAAACTTAATGCGAAAGACAAGACTTCCCGGAGACTacactattatttattgttatggtTAGAAGTTATGGTAGAACAACACACTTCCACTGGAGAGGCCTCGACGCCTCACAGCACCGCAGGGGATTGTTACGCACAATTTGCGCGTATaggtaatacctatgtatagtaattaataataattgcactCCGCCGCACGTTATAATTACTGTGTTGACGATTTCCTGTTGAATTTACGCACGTCAATATCATGAAACAGAcgcataaatattgttaattttgtattattaaatgataatgatttaaacaaacatttcaatttattaagaatattatattataatataattttttaatcaatttatctttttaataatatttaaaacataattaacaatatttagtgggtatacaacaataaatatttttgtcactGTTTACagaaaaaacaactaaaaatgaTCAAACCAGCAAAAATAGTTTAACTTTTTGGTAGATGTTTTTGCcccgattataataattaaactataattgagaattttcaattttgacctcctaaaaGTACACACTAGATCTAATTTTTCTGCCAGAATCCTCCATCAAAGTTTATAACTAGAGTATTTATTAACTACTAGAAAAAGTGTCTttagacacaaaataaaaatagaatagcacacattattgtaaaatcaataataatggtTTCGCTTAAAATCtgtaatattcatttataatagTGGGTGAACATGTGATACATTGCAttagttatgaattattataataaaataataaaaacaaagctattttaattttgctctTATAATAATCgacgctattatattattataatggtgttaAAACCACTTATAGTAGGAAACGATTGGGTAtggtaatagttattatttaaaatcatcgCCATGCGTAAAAAACcgtaaactttatattataatattataataggaaacCTACAGcgaagaaaaagaaataaaatataatatacctacccataTCGATTCCGAATATCTAACCAATATACAATAGTACCCACACAGCCCTATAAGAGTTCCATTATCGGGTAAGTATATAATCCGgtaataactgtaaaaaaaaaatatagaaataacggtaaattcgaataaaaataaaattagagttAATCGTCGTTCCACTCGCACCGCGGAGACGGTCCCGATtacattatgcatattattacaaaatatacaataggtatacgtAATAGTATGATGCTaactttatgaattaatatttttttatgtttttatgtttttccttttagaaacattttataaataatccagCCGTATAGGATTATTT
This region includes:
- the LOC132947305 gene encoding uncharacterized protein LOC132947305, translating into MQVRLYLNRKSSNVTEFKGNFTVGVPFDDSLILDTNIESWSLTGGWKPNSNVYITNNACSKGKFIAGNAWGTFAKAFHIPGGNCPVPMGIYSTSTGYDTSLLEDNNMPKVYFYGKYKFVAKVKSKDNKLVGCMAYEIELLRPWEV